A window of the Gossypium hirsutum isolate 1008001.06 chromosome A03, Gossypium_hirsutum_v2.1, whole genome shotgun sequence genome harbors these coding sequences:
- the LOC107888020 gene encoding laccase-11 isoform X3, with amino-acid sequence MAMKFDSYLQLFFLGCFYFSWFLSSPAEAAVRKYQFDVVKNVSRLCRAKPIVTVNGRFPGPTVYAREGDRVLVNVTNSVQYNISIHWHGLKQFRNGWADGPAYITQCPIKTGHSYTYDFNVTGQRGTLWWHAHILWLRATVYGAIVIMPKEGRMFPFPQPHGETKIILGEWWNSDVETLVNEANKLGLPPPTSDSHTINGKLGPLFPCSSKHTFSMEVEAGKTYLLRIINAALNDELFFAIAGHNMTVVEIDAVYTKPFTTRVILIAPGQTTNVLIIADQPRSRYFMAARPFMDAPVPVDNKTVTAILHYKGIPNTVLPSMPKLPAPNNTNVALRYNNRLRSLNTPQFPAKVPLKVDRHLFYTVGLGANPCSSCQNGTQLTASLNNITFVMPKVGLLQAHYFHIKGVFKTDFPDRPPVPFNYTGVPLTANLGTSLGTRLSKVAFNSTIELVLQDTNLLTVESHPFHLHGFNFFVVGSGVGNFDPSKDPAKFNLVDPPERNTVGVPTGGWTAIRFRADNPGVWFMHCHLELHTMWGLKMAFVVENGKSPEESIIPPPKDLPPC; translated from the exons ATGGCAATGAAGTTTGATAGTTACTTGCAGTTGTTTTTTCTCGGCTGCTTCTACTTTTCTTGGTTTTTGAGTTCTCCAGCTGAAGCTGCTGTGAGGAAGTATCAGTTTGATGTGG TGAAGAATGTAAGCAGGCTTTGCCGTGCAAAACCAATTGTCACCGTGAATGGAAGGTTTCCAGGACCGACCGTCTATGCAAGAGAAGGAGATCGAGTTCTTGTCAACGTCACCAACTCTGTACAATATAACATCTCCATTCATTG GCATGGGTTAAAGCAATTTCGTAATGGCTGGGCGGATGGACCTGCATACATAACACAATGCCCTATCAAGACTGGGCATAGCTACACCTATGATTTTAATGTCACGGGACAACGAGGAACACTATGGTGGCATGCACATATTTTATGGCTAAGAGCTACTGTCTACGGTGCCATTGTCATCATGCCGAAGGAAGGGAGGATGTTTCCATTCCCTCAACCTCATGGAGAAACTAAAATAATTCTAG GGGAATGGTGGAATTCAGACGTTGAAACGCTTGTAAACGAAGCCAATAAGTTGGGGTTGCCACCACCAACCTCTGATAGTCATACGATCAACGGGAAACTGGGGCCACTCTTCCCGTGTTCTTCGAAAC ATACCTTTTCCATGGAGGTTGAAGCAGGCAAGACTTACCTGTTGAGGATTATCAATGCTGCACTGAATGATGAACTGTTTTTTGCAATTGCCGGTCACAACATGACTGTGGTAGAGATTGATGCAGTCTACACAAAGCCCTTCACAACCAGGGTTATCCTAATCGCGCCAGGTCAAACCACCAATGTTCTTATTATAGCCGATCAACCTCGGAGTCGGTACTTCATGGCAGCCAGGCCTTTCATGGACGCACCAGTTCCTGTGGATAACAAAACTGTTACCGCAATTCTACATTACAAAGGCATCCCAAACACAGTTCTCCCATCTATGCCCAAATTGCCTGCCCCAAACAACACCAATGTTGCATTGAGATATAACAATCGGCTTAGAAGCCTAAATACCCCACAATTTCCAGCAAAAGTCCCACTTAAAGTGGACCGTCATCTGTTTTACACAGTTGGTCTGGGTGCGAACCCATGTTCAAGTTGTCAAAATGGTACACAGCTAACTGCTTCATTGAACAACATAACCTTTGTGATGCCAAAGGTTGGTCTCCTGCAGGCTCATTATTTCCACATCAAAGGAGTATTCAAAACTGACTTTCCCGACCGACCTCCGGTCCCATTTAACTACACCGGTGTACCACTTACAGCGAACCTAGGCACTTCATTAGGAACAAGGCTCAGTAAGGTGGCTTTCAATTCCACCATCGAGCTGGTATTGCAGGACACTAACCTCCTCACAGTAGAGTCACATCCATTCCATCTTCATGGTTTCAACTTTTTCGTAGTTGGCAGTGGCGTTGGAAACTTTGATCCCTCCAAAGACCCTGCTAAGTTTAACCTAGTCGATCCTCCCGAGAGAAATACTGTCGGAGTGCCAACCGGAGGATGGACAGCTATTAGATTTCGAGCTGATAATCCAG GTGTTTGGTTTATGCATTGTCACTTGGAGCTGCATACGATGTGGGGTCTAAAGATGGCCTTTGTTGTTGAGAATGGGAAGTCACCTGAAGAATCTATTATACCACCACCAAAGGACCTTCCACCTTGCTAG
- the LOC107888020 gene encoding laccase-11 isoform X1 yields the protein MAMKFDSYLQLFFLGCFYFSWFLSSPAEAAVRKYQFDVGVFFDCITLFYYLQIRVKNVSRLCRAKPIVTVNGRFPGPTVYAREGDRVLVNVTNSVQYNISIHWHGLKQFRNGWADGPAYITQCPIKTGHSYTYDFNVTGQRGTLWWHAHILWLRATVYGAIVIMPKEGRMFPFPQPHGETKIILGEWWNSDVETLVNEANKLGLPPPTSDSHTINGKLGPLFPCSSKHTFSMEVEAGKTYLLRIINAALNDELFFAIAGHNMTVVEIDAVYTKPFTTRVILIAPGQTTNVLIIADQPRSRYFMAARPFMDAPVPVDNKTVTAILHYKGIPNTVLPSMPKLPAPNNTNVALRYNNRLRSLNTPQFPAKVPLKVDRHLFYTVGLGANPCSSCQNGTQLTASLNNITFVMPKVGLLQAHYFHIKGVFKTDFPDRPPVPFNYTGVPLTANLGTSLGTRLSKVAFNSTIELVLQDTNLLTVESHPFHLHGFNFFVVGSGVGNFDPSKDPAKFNLVDPPERNTVGVPTGGWTAIRFRADNPGVWFMHCHLELHTMWGLKMAFVVENGKSPEESIIPPPKDLPPC from the exons ATGGCAATGAAGTTTGATAGTTACTTGCAGTTGTTTTTTCTCGGCTGCTTCTACTTTTCTTGGTTTTTGAGTTCTCCAGCTGAAGCTGCTGTGAGGAAGTATCAGTTTGATGTGGGTGTTTTCTTTGACTGCAtaactttgttttatta TCTTCAGATAAGAGTGAAGAATGTAAGCAGGCTTTGCCGTGCAAAACCAATTGTCACCGTGAATGGAAGGTTTCCAGGACCGACCGTCTATGCAAGAGAAGGAGATCGAGTTCTTGTCAACGTCACCAACTCTGTACAATATAACATCTCCATTCATTG GCATGGGTTAAAGCAATTTCGTAATGGCTGGGCGGATGGACCTGCATACATAACACAATGCCCTATCAAGACTGGGCATAGCTACACCTATGATTTTAATGTCACGGGACAACGAGGAACACTATGGTGGCATGCACATATTTTATGGCTAAGAGCTACTGTCTACGGTGCCATTGTCATCATGCCGAAGGAAGGGAGGATGTTTCCATTCCCTCAACCTCATGGAGAAACTAAAATAATTCTAG GGGAATGGTGGAATTCAGACGTTGAAACGCTTGTAAACGAAGCCAATAAGTTGGGGTTGCCACCACCAACCTCTGATAGTCATACGATCAACGGGAAACTGGGGCCACTCTTCCCGTGTTCTTCGAAAC ATACCTTTTCCATGGAGGTTGAAGCAGGCAAGACTTACCTGTTGAGGATTATCAATGCTGCACTGAATGATGAACTGTTTTTTGCAATTGCCGGTCACAACATGACTGTGGTAGAGATTGATGCAGTCTACACAAAGCCCTTCACAACCAGGGTTATCCTAATCGCGCCAGGTCAAACCACCAATGTTCTTATTATAGCCGATCAACCTCGGAGTCGGTACTTCATGGCAGCCAGGCCTTTCATGGACGCACCAGTTCCTGTGGATAACAAAACTGTTACCGCAATTCTACATTACAAAGGCATCCCAAACACAGTTCTCCCATCTATGCCCAAATTGCCTGCCCCAAACAACACCAATGTTGCATTGAGATATAACAATCGGCTTAGAAGCCTAAATACCCCACAATTTCCAGCAAAAGTCCCACTTAAAGTGGACCGTCATCTGTTTTACACAGTTGGTCTGGGTGCGAACCCATGTTCAAGTTGTCAAAATGGTACACAGCTAACTGCTTCATTGAACAACATAACCTTTGTGATGCCAAAGGTTGGTCTCCTGCAGGCTCATTATTTCCACATCAAAGGAGTATTCAAAACTGACTTTCCCGACCGACCTCCGGTCCCATTTAACTACACCGGTGTACCACTTACAGCGAACCTAGGCACTTCATTAGGAACAAGGCTCAGTAAGGTGGCTTTCAATTCCACCATCGAGCTGGTATTGCAGGACACTAACCTCCTCACAGTAGAGTCACATCCATTCCATCTTCATGGTTTCAACTTTTTCGTAGTTGGCAGTGGCGTTGGAAACTTTGATCCCTCCAAAGACCCTGCTAAGTTTAACCTAGTCGATCCTCCCGAGAGAAATACTGTCGGAGTGCCAACCGGAGGATGGACAGCTATTAGATTTCGAGCTGATAATCCAG GTGTTTGGTTTATGCATTGTCACTTGGAGCTGCATACGATGTGGGGTCTAAAGATGGCCTTTGTTGTTGAGAATGGGAAGTCACCTGAAGAATCTATTATACCACCACCAAAGGACCTTCCACCTTGCTAG
- the LOC107888020 gene encoding laccase-11 isoform X2 — translation MAMKFDSYLQLFFLGCFYFSWFLSSPAEAAVRKYQFDIRVKNVSRLCRAKPIVTVNGRFPGPTVYAREGDRVLVNVTNSVQYNISIHWHGLKQFRNGWADGPAYITQCPIKTGHSYTYDFNVTGQRGTLWWHAHILWLRATVYGAIVIMPKEGRMFPFPQPHGETKIILGEWWNSDVETLVNEANKLGLPPPTSDSHTINGKLGPLFPCSSKHTFSMEVEAGKTYLLRIINAALNDELFFAIAGHNMTVVEIDAVYTKPFTTRVILIAPGQTTNVLIIADQPRSRYFMAARPFMDAPVPVDNKTVTAILHYKGIPNTVLPSMPKLPAPNNTNVALRYNNRLRSLNTPQFPAKVPLKVDRHLFYTVGLGANPCSSCQNGTQLTASLNNITFVMPKVGLLQAHYFHIKGVFKTDFPDRPPVPFNYTGVPLTANLGTSLGTRLSKVAFNSTIELVLQDTNLLTVESHPFHLHGFNFFVVGSGVGNFDPSKDPAKFNLVDPPERNTVGVPTGGWTAIRFRADNPGVWFMHCHLELHTMWGLKMAFVVENGKSPEESIIPPPKDLPPC, via the exons ATGGCAATGAAGTTTGATAGTTACTTGCAGTTGTTTTTTCTCGGCTGCTTCTACTTTTCTTGGTTTTTGAGTTCTCCAGCTGAAGCTGCTGTGAGGAAGTATCAGTTTGAT ATAAGAGTGAAGAATGTAAGCAGGCTTTGCCGTGCAAAACCAATTGTCACCGTGAATGGAAGGTTTCCAGGACCGACCGTCTATGCAAGAGAAGGAGATCGAGTTCTTGTCAACGTCACCAACTCTGTACAATATAACATCTCCATTCATTG GCATGGGTTAAAGCAATTTCGTAATGGCTGGGCGGATGGACCTGCATACATAACACAATGCCCTATCAAGACTGGGCATAGCTACACCTATGATTTTAATGTCACGGGACAACGAGGAACACTATGGTGGCATGCACATATTTTATGGCTAAGAGCTACTGTCTACGGTGCCATTGTCATCATGCCGAAGGAAGGGAGGATGTTTCCATTCCCTCAACCTCATGGAGAAACTAAAATAATTCTAG GGGAATGGTGGAATTCAGACGTTGAAACGCTTGTAAACGAAGCCAATAAGTTGGGGTTGCCACCACCAACCTCTGATAGTCATACGATCAACGGGAAACTGGGGCCACTCTTCCCGTGTTCTTCGAAAC ATACCTTTTCCATGGAGGTTGAAGCAGGCAAGACTTACCTGTTGAGGATTATCAATGCTGCACTGAATGATGAACTGTTTTTTGCAATTGCCGGTCACAACATGACTGTGGTAGAGATTGATGCAGTCTACACAAAGCCCTTCACAACCAGGGTTATCCTAATCGCGCCAGGTCAAACCACCAATGTTCTTATTATAGCCGATCAACCTCGGAGTCGGTACTTCATGGCAGCCAGGCCTTTCATGGACGCACCAGTTCCTGTGGATAACAAAACTGTTACCGCAATTCTACATTACAAAGGCATCCCAAACACAGTTCTCCCATCTATGCCCAAATTGCCTGCCCCAAACAACACCAATGTTGCATTGAGATATAACAATCGGCTTAGAAGCCTAAATACCCCACAATTTCCAGCAAAAGTCCCACTTAAAGTGGACCGTCATCTGTTTTACACAGTTGGTCTGGGTGCGAACCCATGTTCAAGTTGTCAAAATGGTACACAGCTAACTGCTTCATTGAACAACATAACCTTTGTGATGCCAAAGGTTGGTCTCCTGCAGGCTCATTATTTCCACATCAAAGGAGTATTCAAAACTGACTTTCCCGACCGACCTCCGGTCCCATTTAACTACACCGGTGTACCACTTACAGCGAACCTAGGCACTTCATTAGGAACAAGGCTCAGTAAGGTGGCTTTCAATTCCACCATCGAGCTGGTATTGCAGGACACTAACCTCCTCACAGTAGAGTCACATCCATTCCATCTTCATGGTTTCAACTTTTTCGTAGTTGGCAGTGGCGTTGGAAACTTTGATCCCTCCAAAGACCCTGCTAAGTTTAACCTAGTCGATCCTCCCGAGAGAAATACTGTCGGAGTGCCAACCGGAGGATGGACAGCTATTAGATTTCGAGCTGATAATCCAG GTGTTTGGTTTATGCATTGTCACTTGGAGCTGCATACGATGTGGGGTCTAAAGATGGCCTTTGTTGTTGAGAATGGGAAGTCACCTGAAGAATCTATTATACCACCACCAAAGGACCTTCCACCTTGCTAG